One segment of Pseudomonadota bacterium DNA contains the following:
- a CDS encoding LuxR family transcriptional regulator produces MFDAVTPYADEVFMRRPPPRHRRSKETASDGAHTPDALRAQPAPSPSEARWARLTARERETAALCLLKYRLIADRMGISVEGVKKHAQNARAKLGVHDKVGLALYALRMGALMMAPEDGADDEKTLGARADEHPTQLPNSSPFGE; encoded by the coding sequence TTGTTCGATGCCGTCACTCCCTATGCAGATGAGGTGTTCATGCGTCGCCCCCCTCCCCGCCACCGCAGAAGCAAAGAGACCGCCTCTGACGGTGCTCATACCCCCGACGCGCTGCGCGCTCAACCCGCGCCCAGCCCATCTGAAGCGCGCTGGGCGCGACTGACCGCGCGCGAGCGCGAGACGGCTGCGCTCTGCCTGCTGAAATACCGCCTGATCGCCGACCGCATGGGCATCAGCGTCGAGGGGGTCAAGAAGCACGCCCAGAACGCGCGCGCCAAGCTGGGGGTTCACGACAAGGTGGGCCTGGCGCTGTACGCGCTGCGCATGGGAGCGCTTATGATGGCGCCTGAAGACGGCGCTGACGACGAGAAGACCCTTGGGGCAAGGGCAGACGAGCACCCGACCCAGCTCCCGAATTCCTCCCCCTTTGGGGAATAG
- a CDS encoding LuxR family transcriptional regulator, with protein MEETALQLSWGCHDAQRGKPQCTRGGGRCQCERCRATGQRAGINEAVAPPEGSLGSRRSPLARRLPASASLVTQRAATSRTGDTPRLKSTFARFFAWLITAELVTSAVALLLIGPGARYWLFQHARGLAETLPQIAAQLDAATIEKIGRTDTPGSNPAYRATSQKLAALERRWFPERGHHLSIVVVDGDREAKIVEPDDADDQISAEVWFPAEPFALDALGNKVSYSPAPYTTHRGDENITAYAPIADKSGKVAYLLSVDYDTSSLADTLRVVRFSFLAAVVPAIVISLTFAALLSRRFVDPFDLLRALHEAIPRRARPAPPHRAETPDETGAPAPAAGEPVAPASSPSGEGEDVSPRSSASVAAPSETSLPLDSRWASLTPRERETVALSHLKYKEIAARMHISVEGVKKHLQNARAKLGTRDRVELALYAVRMGALEGDLSTAPTTEDPI; from the coding sequence GTGGAAGAGACCGCGCTTCAACTCAGTTGGGGCTGTCATGACGCTCAGAGAGGGAAGCCTCAGTGTACTAGAGGGGGTGGAAGGTGTCAATGCGAGCGATGCCGCGCCACGGGCCAGCGCGCCGGTATCAATGAAGCGGTTGCGCCACCCGAGGGTTCCCTCGGATCTCGACGAAGTCCCCTCGCACGCAGGCTCCCTGCGAGCGCGTCTCTGGTCACGCAGCGAGCCGCCACCTCTCGAACAGGAGACACGCCTCGCCTGAAAAGCACGTTTGCGCGGTTCTTTGCCTGGCTCATCACCGCAGAGCTCGTCACATCTGCCGTTGCGTTGCTGCTGATCGGCCCTGGGGCTCGCTACTGGTTGTTTCAGCACGCCCGCGGGCTGGCCGAGACACTGCCCCAAATCGCCGCCCAGCTCGACGCTGCGACCATCGAGAAGATCGGGCGCACCGACACGCCTGGCAGCAACCCCGCGTACAGAGCCACTTCCCAGAAGCTCGCGGCGCTCGAGCGACGCTGGTTCCCCGAGCGGGGCCATCACCTGAGCATCGTGGTGGTCGACGGCGACCGGGAAGCCAAGATCGTCGAGCCGGACGATGCCGACGATCAGATCTCTGCCGAGGTCTGGTTTCCCGCTGAGCCCTTCGCCCTCGACGCCCTGGGCAACAAGGTCTCGTACTCGCCCGCCCCCTACACCACCCACCGCGGCGACGAGAACATCACGGCGTACGCGCCCATCGCCGACAAGAGCGGCAAGGTGGCCTATCTGCTCAGCGTCGACTACGACACCAGCTCATTGGCCGACACCCTGCGGGTGGTGCGCTTCAGCTTTCTCGCGGCCGTGGTGCCCGCCATCGTCATCTCGCTCACGTTCGCGGCGCTGCTGTCGCGACGCTTCGTCGACCCCTTCGACCTGCTGCGCGCGCTGCACGAGGCGATTCCCAGACGAGCACGGCCCGCTCCACCCCATCGAGCCGAAACGCCAGACGAGACCGGCGCACCCGCCCCAGCCGCGGGCGAACCTGTAGCACCGGCGTCTTCCCCTTCGGGGGAAGGAGAAGACGTCTCCCCCCGCTCCAGCGCGTCCGTGGCGGCCCCCTCGGAAACGAGCCTGCCCCTCGACTCCCGCTGGGCATCTCTGACGCCGCGGGAACGAGAGACCGTCGCCCTCAGCCATCTCAAGTACAAGGAGATCGCGGCACGCATGCACATCAGCGTAGAAGGCGTGAAGAAGCACCTCCAGAACGCCCGCGCCAAGCTCGGAACCCGTGACCGGGTCGAGCTCGCCCTGTACGCCGTGCGCATGGGCGCGCTCGAAGGCGATCTCTCCACCGCTCCCACAACAGAAGACCCCATCTGA